GCACCTACGAAGGACATTTGTGGCGCTCCGGTCCCTTAATACTGAGTAATGTTACTtacacctctctttgaggtggaagaggtggaatgaagagagagataggaagaaaaggaaaagtaagagagagaaagtatgagatgtgatagatggtaagaggaatgagatagaaacaaaaagatgtggaaatgaagtgttttaaaaatgaggtgtgtatactTGCCTTAGATTTGTGCGTAGGATAGGGGAATGgaaaagaaaacattaaatgaaTTCCTCTCACATCAACTACCCTTTGTAGTTGTAGGTGGATTTCTttggacatatcttttccttcaTGAATTATATGATATGATGCATAACCATATCTTGCACTTGCAATGGTTGTAACCACAGGTATTCCCATAAATGGTGCAATTCATTATGATTTTATGTTAAGAAGGATTGAGTTTCACAATCAACGTATTAGTTTAAGTTCAAAAATATTACATGCACTTGAATGACATTATGTTAGTGAGCATCATAATCGTAACAATAGGTGCAATTTAGTAATCCGTCCGaccctttttataagaaacacgtTTGAGAATCTTTTTTTGTCCTTCTTTTAAAAAACAATCttaaaaaattaagtcaaataattcaTTCGAATGCAAAGAAACAAATTCCCCATGCAAGAAATTGGAGGAAAATTGCAAGCACCCAATAAGTTTTGTCAACATTTATGATAATtagcatgtttttttttttggaaaaggaaaatacatcattgaaattaagcataataatttaattgataaaaaatgTTAGTTTCACATGTTAGTATGATTTTGTCaaaattttcttataaaaaggaccggaaGGAGTATAAGATAAGCCATTTTCTTGGAGTATTTTCTTGTACAATAATGTTAGGTCAATCTGCAACAACTTTTAACTGAAGTTCTTATATATTCCAAATTATATGAATTCCTATAGAGTTTCCAAATCTGTACACGTATAATTCCAAATTGATATATATTAATTTCCCATAATCCGTTGTGGAATGTGGTTGTCTAAATTACTCGTTCTAAAATTTGGGTTACAAAAACCCATGATCTAGGTGGACCAAAATCATTTAAGATAAattagttattttttatattttatttattaatttttctagGGTAAAATCTGATTAAGGTCCCTGAtttatatacataaatataaaatggtacTAAAAAATATACATGGCTGCGTTTTTTGACATCCCCACTAGTTGCATAGGCTGGACAATGATTTCATGGTGACTTGTTAGTTCCAGTAACTTTAATAATGTGAGGAGAAGGACTAAATATTAATGACCAAAAAATTTGAGGGACCTAAATAGATGTGCAATTTTTAATATCTCATCTAAATATTACCTGACTTTGAACTTAAATATGGAAAACTTGAGAGCTCCTACTGCACCTGTATAACTAACTTAACGCACACATTTTGTATCTTTTTGCAAATTCAATTACCAAAGTGATTGTTGAGATATTACTCATAAATTGTTTTAACATAAGATTACTTATGATTTCGTAATATCATAAGTAAGATACCCAAGCCATCTCACTCGGTTGCACTAAATACAATTTACTGGGTACACTTTCTGTCTCACAATGAACTCACACACTTGTCTTTTGGTTGTTCTCTCTGAATCTCAATCTCCTTATTTGTGCTTAACTTCAAACAAATCATTTCGTCATGAGAAGGAATACTCTCTTTAAACCATGAGTCTTTTGATAGCTGTGTAACTGTATTTGGAATCAATGAAAGACTATATTGGACATAGCTCTCACGGGATAAATGTGACAGTGCTATACATAAGTTGGCAATTTGAATGCAACATTCACTTCTTTGCCACACTCCagaatttattttcattaccTATAACGCAGATAAGACAAAGTTTTCATTGCATTAACACACCCATTTTGGATGGAAAATGTGAGATCCAATAGTATTTCAGTAAGACTTGGACTACCGTGAAGCTGTAACAATAAGCATTTTTCAACAATATCTTCTCGTCAATTTTTTCATCCATCAAACCATCTTTATGCTGAGGAAACAGGTGTTCGGATAATGATGATTATTACCTAAGATAAATAGATATTTCATTGACCAAATAGTCATTCTATGTATTTAAGACAAGGTAATTAGAGTGTTATAATCACAATTTTGGACTGAACTACTCTTCAATATCTTCTCGTCTAAAAATATGCTTCGACTTTAATCAGTAAGCTTGTGACATACTTAAGAAACCAGTTATAAGACAGACTTGTGACACTAATCCAGCCAGCccttcaaaagaaaatgacagcTAAACTTTGTTCCTTTTAATTATATGACCCCTTTTTATTTTATGCACTCCAAATCTTCTCAACGATCATAATCTAACACAAAGTTGACGATGCAAACAACATTAGTGTTATTCATACTCATTACCATGTTCAAAGAAACTGGTATTTTTGGAAACTCACATCATAACAACACAAACAACACATGATACTGAAAAACAAACGTAGATAATAGGGCTAAACAACAAACTGCAAGCAAACTCTGCATTTTAGGAACATAATCATGGACTTAATACTCTGACTTCAAACAGCTGCATCGTCAATATGATAGGTTTCAAATCTTATCCTTCTTTGCCTTTGgaatcaccttcttcttcctgttGGACAGAACCTGAACACCCTCGTTGTCAGGGGAGGGACTCCTCTTTGGACTTATGGTCTCCTGAGTATTTGCATTCAGATCAGTGGTTGGAAGTTCAGATGACAAATCAGGCTCTGAAACCTTCTCACTGGAGACGACGACAAACTCATCCAGCAAATCCTAACAAAATGAAGTAAAACAATTATTTCTCAAGCGTGCTGTATGCCCCTTTCACAAATAtggataaaaaagaaaaaccaatTTCAATGAATACCTTCCCGATGTCTTCATTCCGGAGGACTTCTTTGTTGAGTGTGGACTGAGGGGTCAGCATGCCACGGCTAGAAGATGCACCCACCTTTATCCCGTATTCATTAAGATCAGCCCCAGCATTAGGTAAATAAGCATAACAAAAATAAGGCAGATAAACACGTACACTCAGATCTAGCTGCAAATGTTTGAACTGCTCGATAATCAATTCATCAGTGCAAACACGCTTAACACGATACGAAGTCTCAAATCTGGACCTATCAAACCTCTGACCCTGGAAATTCTTCACCTCTATTTTGAAAAGAGCAGATCTCCCAAACACACTGGTCAATTCAACAGGTAACCCAGTACCACCTTCATTCTATAATAGcaacaaaataaaatgcaagGCGTGAATGAATTACATGAATATATAAAAGTTATCCGGGATGAAATCAATATATCATTAATGTACCCTGTCACATGAATCAACCATCTCAGTGCATGTTTTGCCAAGCAGTGCTGTGGCTTCCTTGTCAAAGAGGATGAAATTAGCACTGCCAGAGTTATCTTCCACCCTCAATTGAAGACGGAACCTATGTACACAATTTAGACAGTGTCACACtttgatttattttcttctgCTAACATAAGGTTTACCCCATTCCAACTTTGTATATGATTACAACTGAAATCAACCAACCTTGGGTAAACTGCAATAACATGGCGATTACATCCCTCGCAGAAAAACATCCTTTCATCAGCATACACCTTACGACTGCATCTACAGGCAGTATACCACCAGTCGACACCTTCTTCCATAGGGAGTATGGTTCCATACACGACACACACACAGTCCTAGACCAAACAGATCATAATGAGTACATTGTCGCAATATCCGTAAATACCATCAACAAACTAAATACTGCAAACACATTGTTACCTTCTTAATATCACTAAGTTCAGCAATGGACTTGCTGCTAGTTAAGACCAAAAAATCCTCTTCACCAGATACGGATTTGGAATCTGACAGTTGACTTAGTGTATGGGATGCACTCGCATTAGCATCTAAATAACTGGAAATGATAAACTGAATTGTCATCATCGCATTCAttgaaatttaacaaataagctTTCTAAATATATTAATTCCATACTTTGATTTCAAAACAGATGCCATAGGAAGATCGGGGTCAAACAGGATTTTGGTAGCACCATGCACATTCTGAAGACTGTTGTTCCCCTGGAATGATTTCACTTTGGCAAACTGAATAATGACAACAGGGTTGTTGAGTTCACCCCCTCCTAGAAAATTAGCTAACTCATCAACATAGGCGCCAAAGAGGGCACACTCAATCCTGAGGctgttaaaagaaaaaattcattAAGACAAAAAATTGGtctacatttttttattaaaaagataaaaatcctTTGATTAAATTACCCGGCAGACTCAATCTCAATCACATTCATCTTTGACTTCTTTCCATTTGTAACAATCTCCCTCTCAACTCCAACACCAGTCAAAATGCCAATTA
This portion of the Lotus japonicus ecotype B-129 chromosome 3, LjGifu_v1.2 genome encodes:
- the LOC130745046 gene encoding replication factor A protein 1-like — encoded protein: MEFVYHNVDELRSGKQHWRILVKVVRIWYSQGFASSKLPLSLELVLMDDKGSKIHAIIKKTLMYKFEKLLVEGNVYSLSSFVLVDSSGDYKPTRHNYKICFMYNTEVRHMPHITIDEFPYSFVSLADILAPSYDSGYLIDVIGILTGVGVEREIVTNGKKSKMNVIEIESAGLRIECALFGAYVDELANFLGGGELNNPVVIIQFAKVKSFQGNNSLQNVHGATKILFDPDLPMASVLKSNYLDANASASHTLSQLSDSKSVSGEEDFLVLTSSKSIAELSDIKKDCVCVVYGTILPMEEGVDWWYTACRCSRKVYADERMFFCEGCNRHVIAVYPRFRLQLRVEDNSGSANFILFDKEATALLGKTCTEMVDSCDRNEGGTGLPVELTSVFGRSALFKIEVKNFQGQRFDRSRFETSYRVKRVCTDELIIEQFKHLQLDLSVGASSSRGMLTPQSTLNKEVLRNEDIGKDLLDEFVVVSSEKVSEPDLSSELPTTDLNANTQETISPKRSPSPDNEGVQVLSNRKKKVIPKAKKDKI